The Corynebacterium pseudopelargi genome contains a region encoding:
- the rplV gene encoding 50S ribosomal protein L22 has product MSEAITSARATARFVRVSPMKARRVIDLVRGKSVEEALAILKYAPQAASEPVAKVVASAAANAENNFGLDRKSLVISEAFADEGPTMRRFQPRAQGRAFQIRKRTSHITVVVSQKEGAK; this is encoded by the coding sequence ATGAGTGAAGCTATCACCTCCGCACGCGCAACCGCGCGCTTCGTCCGTGTTTCTCCAATGAAGGCACGTCGCGTGATCGACCTGGTTCGCGGCAAGTCCGTTGAAGAAGCACTGGCTATCTTGAAGTACGCCCCTCAGGCTGCTTCGGAGCCCGTTGCCAAGGTCGTCGCATCCGCTGCGGCTAACGCCGAGAACAACTTCGGCCTGGATCGCAAGAGCCTGGTCATCTCCGAGGCTTTCGCCGACGAGGGTCCGACGATGCGTCGATTCCAGCCGCGCGCACAGGGTCGTGCATTCCAGATCCGTAAGCGCACCAGCCACATCACCGTGGTTGTTAGCCAGAAGGAAGGGGCCAAGTAG
- the rpsS gene encoding 30S ribosomal protein S19, which translates to MPRSLKKGPFVDEHLLAKVDAQNEKGTKQVIKTWSRRSTILPDFIGHTFAVHDGRKHVPVFVDDSMVGHKLGEFAPTKTFKGHVKDDKKGRR; encoded by the coding sequence ATGCCACGCAGCCTAAAGAAAGGCCCGTTCGTCGATGAGCACCTCCTCGCAAAGGTAGATGCTCAGAACGAGAAGGGCACCAAGCAGGTCATCAAGACCTGGTCCCGCCGTTCCACCATTCTCCCCGACTTCATCGGCCACACCTTCGCCGTTCACGACGGCCGCAAGCACGTGCCGGTGTTCGTGGACGACTCCATGGTCGGCCACAAGCTCGGTGAGTTCGCACCCACCAAGACCTTCAAGGGTCACGTCAAGGACGACAAGAAGGGACGTCGATAA
- the rpmC gene encoding 50S ribosomal protein L29 produces MANGTPAHELRELNAEELTTKLTEAKEELFNLRFQHATGQLNNNRRLRTVKRDIARIYTVLRERELGLSEVPGAEA; encoded by the coding sequence ATGGCTAACGGTACCCCCGCACACGAGCTTCGCGAGCTAAACGCCGAGGAGCTGACCACCAAGCTGACCGAGGCTAAGGAAGAGCTGTTCAACCTGCGCTTCCAGCACGCCACCGGCCAGTTGAACAACAACCGTCGCCTGCGCACCGTCAAGCGCGACATCGCCCGCATCTACACGGTGCTCCGTGAGCGCGAGCTCGGCCTGTCCGAGGTTCCGGGAGCTGAGGCTTAA
- the rplP gene encoding 50S ribosomal protein L16, with protein MLIPKRVKYRRQHRPTRRGVSKGGNRLNFGDYGIQALEPAYITNRQIESARIAINRHVKRGGKVWINIFPDRPLTQKPLGVRMGSGKGPVEKWVANVKPGRILFEMSYPNEAMALEALRRAGQKLPCKVRIVKKEDQF; from the coding sequence ATGCTTATCCCCAAGCGCGTGAAGTACCGCCGTCAGCACCGCCCGACCCGTCGTGGCGTGTCCAAGGGTGGTAACCGCCTTAACTTCGGTGATTATGGCATCCAGGCCCTCGAGCCCGCCTACATCACCAACCGTCAGATCGAGTCCGCTCGTATTGCCATCAACCGCCACGTCAAGCGTGGTGGCAAGGTGTGGATCAACATCTTCCCGGATCGTCCTTTGACCCAGAAGCCGCTCGGCGTGCGTATGGGTTCCGGTAAGGGCCCCGTGGAGAAGTGGGTTGCGAACGTCAAGCCCGGTCGCATCCTCTTCGAGATGAGCTACCCCAACGAGGCTATGGCACTCGAGGCTCTGCGCCGCGCAGGCCAGAAGCTCCCTTGCAAAGTTCGTATCGTTAAGAAGGAGGACCAGTTCTAA
- the rpsC gene encoding 30S ribosomal protein S3, producing MGQKIHPHGLRLGITSDWKSHWYADKNYADYVAEDIKIREYLQKTLDRAGIADIVIERTRDRVRVDIHTARPGIVIGRRGSEADRLRRELEKLTGKQVALNILEVKNIDANAQLVAQSIAEQLTNRVAFRRAMRKAIQSAMRQPQVKGIKVMCSGRLGGAEMSRTERYHEGRVPLHTLRAEIDYGTYEAHTTFGRIGVKVWIYKGDVVGGKRESELNAPAERRGRGDRNARPRRGGQRRQRAEKKQEG from the coding sequence GTGGGCCAGAAAATCCATCCTCACGGCCTACGTTTGGGCATCACTTCCGATTGGAAGTCCCACTGGTACGCCGACAAGAACTACGCAGACTACGTCGCTGAGGACATCAAGATCCGCGAGTACCTGCAAAAGACCTTGGACCGCGCCGGTATCGCCGACATCGTGATCGAGCGCACCCGCGACCGCGTCCGCGTCGACATCCACACCGCCCGCCCGGGCATCGTGATTGGTCGTCGTGGCTCCGAGGCAGACCGTCTGCGCCGCGAGCTGGAAAAGCTCACCGGCAAGCAGGTTGCTCTGAACATCCTCGAGGTCAAGAACATTGACGCCAACGCTCAGCTCGTGGCTCAGTCCATCGCCGAGCAGTTGACCAACCGTGTGGCATTCCGCCGCGCAATGCGCAAGGCCATCCAGTCCGCGATGCGCCAGCCTCAGGTCAAGGGCATCAAGGTTATGTGCTCCGGTCGTCTCGGCGGTGCCGAGATGTCCCGCACCGAGCGCTACCACGAGGGTCGCGTTCCGCTGCACACGCTGCGTGCGGAAATCGACTACGGCACCTACGAAGCACACACCACCTTCGGCCGCATTGGCGTCAAGGTGTGGATCTACAAGGGTGACGTCGTGGGCGGCAAGCGCGAGTCCGAACTGAACGCACCCGCAGAACGCCGTGGCCGCGGCGACCGCAACGCACGTCCGCGTCGTGGTGGCCAGCGCCGCCAGCGTGCTGAGAAGAAGCAGGAGGGCTAA
- a CDS encoding AAA family ATPase encodes MLFAFLSFSTSPCLAQLDVSVQPGRVPFSTGMKVRLGLAMALLTDPSLLLLDEPQNGLDPAGINQLRALIQHLTKKLRRL; translated from the coding sequence GTGCTTTTTGCATTTCTTAGCTTTTCGACGAGCCCATGCCTGGCCCAGCTCGATGTGAGCGTGCAGCCAGGGCGAGTCCCCTTCTCCACCGGAATGAAGGTGCGTCTCGGTCTTGCGATGGCCTTATTGACCGACCCTTCCTTGCTGCTACTCGACGAGCCACAAAATGGTCTGGATCCAGCAGGTATCAACCAGCTTCGGGCGCTGATTCAACACCTCACAAAAAAGCTAAGACGATTGTGA
- the rpsQ gene encoding 30S ribosomal protein S17 — protein sequence MSEANVTENNENAKEKGARKVRIGYVVSTKMQKTIVVELEDRKQHRLYGKTIRTNSKVKAHDENEIAGVGDRVRIEETRPLSKDKHFRLVEIVEKAR from the coding sequence ATGAGTGAGGCAAACGTGACTGAGAACAACGAGAACGCCAAGGAAAAGGGTGCCCGCAAGGTTCGCATCGGCTACGTGGTTTCCACGAAGATGCAAAAGACCATTGTGGTTGAGCTTGAAGACCGCAAGCAGCACCGCCTTTACGGCAAGACCATCCGCACCAACTCCAAGGTGAAGGCTCACGATGAAAACGAGATCGCCGGTGTTGGCGACCGCGTGCGCATCGAAGAGACTCGCCCGCTGAGCAAGGACAAGCACTTCCGCCTCGTCGAGATCGTCGAGAAGGCACGCTAG